The Cervus canadensis isolate Bull #8, Minnesota chromosome 29, ASM1932006v1, whole genome shotgun sequence genome includes a window with the following:
- the POLR2G gene encoding DNA-directed RNA polymerase II subunit RPB7: protein MFYHISLEHEILLHPRYFGPNLLNTVKQKLFTEVEGTCTGKYGFVIAVTTIDNIGAGVIQPGRGFVLYPVKYKAIVFRPFKGEVVDAVVTQVNKVGLFTEIGPMSCFISRHSIPSEMEFDPNSNPPCYKTMDEDIVIQQDDEIRLKIVGTRVDKNDIFAIGSLMDDYLGLVS from the exons ATGTTTTACCAC ATCTCCCTGGAGCACGAGATTCTGCTACATCCGCGGTACTTCGGCCCTAACCTGCTCAACACGGTGAAACAAAAGCTCTTCACCGAGGTGGAGGGGACCTGCACCGGCAA GTATGGCTTTGTAATTGCCGTCACTACCATCGACAATATCGGTGCTGGTGTGATCCAGCCAGGCCGAGGCTTTGTCCTTTATCCAGTTAAGTACAAGGCCATTGTTTTCCGGCCCTTTAAAGGGGAGGTCGTGGATGCGGTGGTCACTCAGGTCAACAAG GTTGGACTCTTCACAGAAATTGGTCCCATGTCCTGCTTCATCTCTCGACAC TCCATCCCATCAGAGATGGAATTTGATCCTAACTCCAACCCACCGTGTTACAAAACGATGGATGAG GACATTGTGATTCAGCAGGACGATGAGATCCGCTTGAAGATTGTGGGAACCCGTGTGGACAAGAATGACATC TTTGCTATCGGCTCCCTGATGGATGATTACTTGG GGCTTGTGAGCTGA